The stretch of DNA CTATGTGGCATCGATGTCGCTTGGAAGGCTGTTTCACTTCCGCTACACCCTTCCCCTTATCCCGGTCTTTTTCCTCCTGATAGGGGAGGTCATCGGTTATTTTTCCTTTCTTCTCCGGGAGAAGCTTCGGATATCGATTAGGGTAAGCGCTCTTATCGCAGTTTCGGCTGTTACCCTTCTATTTTTACCTCAGCTACTTCTAACCGCGCGGGCTATAGGGGAGGTGAAGAAGCCTCTCGCGGTCGCCGAGGCTAAGAAGTGGATCGAGGAGAATGCAGAAGACGGCGCTCTCATCGGGAGGGAATATTACACCCCATACATCGATCCCAGGAGGTTTCGGGTGTATTTCCTCCATAGGTTGATGAACCGACCGCCCCGTTGGTACCTACGGATGAACTTCGATTACCTCCTTCTTTCTTCAGAGAACTATGTCCGCCTCTTCCCCGGGTGGTACCGAGCGCTCCTTTCTCGATGTGAGCAGGTAAGGGAATTTCCCGAGAGGTTTTCCCCTATTTTTGGGATAAACCCGGCTGTTCTCGTAGTTAAGCCACTCTCCCTTCCCGATGATAGATTGCTCAGGGATGGTTCTCGCTACCTGATCTTTAGGAAGGGGAGGGAGGCGATTATTGACATTGGCAATAATGATGAGGTCTATTTGGGAAGGGGCTTTTCCGATGTGGAACAGGAGGGGAAAAGGACCTTCCGCTGGTCCCTCGGTGGTTCCTCGAGCCTATTTTTCCCCTTGAAGAAAGCACGGTCGATGATGATGACCCTTATCCTCAAACCCTTCTTATATCCGGGCGTATCGGCGCAGGTCATCGAGGTGAGGTTGAATGGGAAATCGATCGGGAAGCTGGTGTTATCTCATCGAGCCTTTTCCTCTTATAAGCTTACCATCCCCCGGAGGGCTACCAAGCCCGGGGTGAATGAGCTTTCGTTCGGCTACCGCTATTATGCTTCCCCGGCGGAGGTGATCCCTGGAAGTGGTGATCTCAGGGTTATCGCCGTCGCCTATGATTTGGTAAGGCTTGTCGCCTTGGAATAAGGGAGGAGGAAGATAATGAAGAAGATCCTCTTTTGGTTTTGTTCCCTCCTTATCCCCCTCCTTCTTTTTAGTGCGGAGGGATATTTCCGCTTTAGCGGGGAGGTCAAGGGAACGGTCTATATCCTCATCAGAGGGAATGGAGTGAGGATCGAGCCGGCGAGCTTCGGGGCTTCAGTTCGTCACCCTCGTTTCTCCTTTAGCGAGCCCCTTCCTTTATCCGAGGTTCCGGTCTATGTGCGGAAGCTCTCTGGTAGGGGACCGGTAAGCATTGAGGAACAGCCAAGCCGGATAAACAGCTATACGGTGAAGGTGCTTATCCTCGCTTCGGAGCATAGCCTTTCTGAGCGCTACGAGTTTGAACTCGTCTGGGGTAGGATGAGACCTCGCTTCGGCTCCAATTACCCTTCTTCTTCCCAGCCGGTCGATTCCTTCCGCTGGTGGGGAACAGTGGACGGGAAGGACATAATAAAGATAAGGGGAGAGAGGGTGTGGGTGGAGCACAGAAGTGCTCTTCCCATCCAGAACCAGGATTACCGTTTCTCCGCCCCTCTTCCTTTCCATCCTGTTCCTCTCGCCCTCGAGGTGGTAAAGGGAAGGGGGAGGGTGATGCTCATCGAACAGCCGAGCGAGGAGAACGGCTACACCGCTTCGGTCCTCGTCGATGACGAGAGCAGAAGGGGCTCGGCGAGATATGAGTTCGTCCTCTGGTGGACGAGACCCCAGGGGATGGGGATTTACGACAACTGCTTCTTCCACTGGGAAGGCAAGGTCGATGGGAGCGATCGCATCATCTTAAGAAGAGATGAGGTTAAGGTGGAGCACCTTACTGGCCTTCCCCTCCAGTGCCAGTCTTACACCCTCTCTGCCCCCTTGCGTTCAAGACGGGTTACGGTGAGCCTTAGGAAGAAGAAGGGAAGGGGAAAGGTAACGATAGTGGAGCAACCCTCGGCGAGAAACGGGTATCGGGTGGTGGTTTTGGTAGATGACAGCAGAAGGAGGGGAGCGAGCGATTACTCCTTCGATCTTTCCTGGCGGGATGATACTGCCCCCTCCTATAGAAGGAAAGTGGTTACTGGTAAGGCGACCTCCTTCAGCTTCGATGGGGTTATTGATGGCGAGGACCTGATAGTGATAAAGGGGGCTAAGGTCGAGATGAGGCATATCTCCGGGAAGAGACCCATCGGGGCAGCGCCTAAGCTCTTCTTCCCCCTTCCCCGGCGGGAGATCATCGCTTGCTTAAGGAAGAAGAAGGGCAGGGGCGAGGTGGTGATACTCGAACAACCATCAGCGAGAAACGACTACTCCCTGATTGTGCGGATAAGGGATGAGAAACGAGGTGCCTCCCGCTACCGCTTCAGTATTAGCTGGTAGTTTCTTCTTCAAGATTTTTGCTTGAATTTTGGAACTCGCTTTTGTAGAATTTCGTTTACTACGGGGGCGGAGGCTATTTAATGTTGGAGATAGAAGGGGTTAAGAAGCGTTTTCAGGATACGGAGGCTCTGAAGGGGGTTGGGTTTGTTCTTTATGAGGGTGAGGTATTTGGACTCCTCGGTCCCAATGGAGCGGGTAAGACCACCCTAATCAAGATAATAACCGGTCTCATCCCCCCGGATGAAGGGAGGGTCACGATAGATGGTTTTGATGTTCGCTCCCACTGGGAGGAGGTGAAGCGGTTGTTGGGGATAGTACCCCAGGAGCTTTCCCTTTATCCTGGTCTCTCAGCAGAGGAGAACCTGTCTCTTTTCGGAAAGCTTTACGGTGTCTCCGGGCGCGAGCTGAAGGATAGGATTTCCTTTCTCCTTTCCCTTGTCGGTCTTTGGGAGAGGAGGAAGGAGTTGGTGAGGAATTATTCTGGAGGGATGAAGAGGAGATTGAACCTTGCCCTCGCTCTAATTCATTCGCCCAATCTCCTCCTGCTTGATGAACCCACCGTGGGATTGGATCCCCAAACACGGGCTCTTATCTATGACTTTATACTTGAGGTAAAGGAGAAGGGGGTGAGCGTGCTCCTTACCACCCATTACATCGAAGAGGCGGAGCGTCTTTGTGATCGAGTGGCGATAATAGATGAGGGGAAGATCATCGCCCTTGCTTCGCCCGGAGAGCTTATCCAGCGGTTTGCTCCTGAAGAGCTGATAGAGGTGGAAACGGAGGAAGAGCTTGTTCCCCTGAAGGAAAAATTGCTGGATGCCTTTGCCTCGTTCTCTCCCTTGGTGGTGGAAAAGAAGGTCATTCTTAAGGTGAGGGATGGAAGGAGGAGACTTCCCCGGATAATGGCGGATCTCCTCTCGCTTGGGGTTTCCCCTACCTCCATTCACTTCAAGGAACCCAATCTGGAGGCGGTTTTTCTTTCGTTAACCGGAAAGGAGCTTAGGGATTGAAATCGATAATATTAGCCTTTAACGACCTTAAGTTATTCTTCCGCGATCGTTGGTCCTTCCTTTATGTTGCCGTTCTCCCTATAGCGATATTCACTGTACTCGCTCTTACCTTTGGAGGACAGGGAAAGTCCAAGATCTCGGAACAACCGATCCCGGTGGTAGATCTCGATCATTCACCGGAGTCGGCGAAACTCATCTCGGCACTCGATAAGGCGAAGGAGATTGAGGTAGAGCGGTTTCCTGAAGTGGGAAAGGGGCTGGCTAAGGTAAGAAAAGGAAGAAGGGTGCTCGCTCTGGTGATCGAGCCCGGTTTCGGAAAAGCGCTTAAAGAAGGGAGGGTGAAGGGGAAGCTTAGGGTTTATTACGATCCGGCAAAGGAGATGGAACGGTCCCTGCTTATCGGTGCTCTATTCCAGGCGGTATGGGGCGCATTCCCCGAAGAATTCGTCTCCCCCTTTGCTGCCTCGGCGATGAAGGAGATGGGAGTTCCCGAAGAAGAGAGGAAGAGAGCCCTTTCCTCCATTGAGGAGTATTTCAAGAAAAAAGGAGGGGGTAAGACCTCTTCTTTAGCAGCGAACGAGATGTTTACAACAGAGCCGGTGGTCAAGAAACAGAAGATGGGCAAGAAGCCAGGAATTGCCCAGGCGGCAGCAGGTACTGCGGTGATGATGCTTCTTTTCTCCGTGATCTATGGTGGATCGAGCATCCTCAGGAAGAAGGAGGCGGGGATACTGAGGAGGCTTCTTCTTTCTCCCATCTCGATGGGAAATATCATCTTGGGGCGGTATTTATCGCTCTTTATCATCGGATGTGTCCAGCTGTTTACCCTTTTCCTCTACGCCAATTTTGCTTTTGGACTTCCCCTTCGGGCTCATATTCTTCCTCTTATTGTCCTTTCGGTAGTTACCGCAGCGGCAGCCACCTCTTTTGGCATCTTCCTCGCCTCTTTGTGCCGTAGTTATCGTCAGGTGGAGGGATTGGGCACCCTGCTCGTTCTCATTATGTCCGCCCTCGGGGGGAGCTGGTTCCCCCTCTTCCTTATGCCCCGTTTTATGCAAAAAGTGGGGCATTTCACCTTTAATGCCTGGGCAATGGATGGGTATCAGGAGATATTCTTCCGGGGAGGAGGTATATCTGATATCCTTCTTGAAATAGCGGTTCTTTCCGCTATTGCCCTGGTTACGGTGGGGATATCGGTTGTGGTATTCTCCCGCCGCAGCTTTCGGGAATTTCTGGCACAACAATAATTTAAACAATAAATTAGAAAAAAATCCAACATTGTGCTATAATAATAAATGAAAAGATGAGGAGAATGTCTCACAGGTTCACAAGAAGGGAGTTTATCTCTTTAGGATTCTCTGCACTCGTCCTTTCCTCCTTGAAGGGAAGGTTGCCTTTCTATTTGGTAGAGGAAAGGGGAGCGGAGCTCCTCATCCCCGATACTCGTTCTGTTGAGGTAGCGCTCAATAGTCGCGTTTCTTCCACCATAATCGGGGGAGGCACTCACTTTGGCCGATCGGTGACCGGCGCTTCCCTCTCCAAGGTTGCCCTTCGTGATCTGGTTTGGGCGGCGTCCCGGGTGTATGATTTCAGACCAGAGATACCGCTCAGAAACTACATCCTGAGCCCGGAAGGGATATTCTATTATGACCCGGAGAAGGACGAACTCCTTTCTGCCGAAGGCAGGTTGAAGGGTGTTTACATTCCCTCGGTGGAGGAGGGTGGGGCGATCGTCCTTCAGACGCTCGAGGGGTTGATCCTCTCCCGTATTGGGGAACCTCCGAATTTTGAAGCGGTGTGGAAGCTGGGGAACTCATACCAATCGCTGAACCTCCTTGCTGCTGGCTACAAGCCGAAGCCGATCGCCTGCTGCAATTGGGCTGGCTCCAAGTTTGGGGGGAGGGCGAAGAGGCCGATTGTCGATAACCGCCGTGAGGTAGCGCTCGAGTATATCCGGGTGGCGGTGTCCGCTCCTTCCTGGGATGGTAGCTATTATGCCCTAGGTCTCCATCCCCATTGGAGGAGCGATCCGGAGTATGGGGACCCGAGGACGGATTCCGCCTGCTCCCTCTCCTCTGCCATCGATGGTTTCCGTTTCTCCCCTCGGATAGAGGAAGCTCCCCTTTCCCGGCGCCATCTCAACCAGCTTCTTTTCGGCACCTGTGGTTCTACCTGTCATAATTTGCCCCGGGGAAGGGTGAGGGCTATAGGCACCACCTATCCCTCCTCAATGGGGAGCTATTACATCAGGACCGATGATGCTCGATCGCTGGCATATGTGGTGACAGAGAGGGGGCTCTTTAAGTATGTCAACCTCACTGAGGAGGGGTTCCCCACCAGTAGTTTCCAATTGATCATTGAGGATAGGCGTTTGAAAGAGAAGATAGAACGGGCAGCAGGAGTACCCGTCGGTTTTTCGCCCCAGTATGTTATCTTGAACTCGGCAAACGAAGGTTGGCTTACCGGGAAGTGGGGTAGGTGGGTAGAACTTGCCGAGGGGGGAAGTGCCGAGTATTCGCTTAGGATGCAGGCTTATTCCCTTGGTCTTGCGGTTTCCACCTTTCTACTCGCTACCAGGGAGCTGCGGGTAAAGGTGAGGAGGGCTTGTCCCTTCCTTGTTTCTCCCTTAGCAGTGGTTGCTTTTGGGTATCGGAAGGATTAGCGGATACCCTTTTGGAGAGAGTTAGACCCGGGATGGGGAACGGGGTCTATATTCGCTTCCTTCCCCTACGGGTGAAGAAAGCGATTAGCTAAGTCTCCCCCAGCAGCTCTCCCCGAAGGAAGCTGTGTTTACCCCCATCCCGGGTCTTTACTTTAATTTTAGCTCCTGTTTTTCATTTTAACAACGATTACTGTCAATTTTTGACAGTTTACTCCTTTTTAATCAAAAATCCTCCTTTTTTCTATGGAATTGTCCCAGGACCTTTCATCCTTGAGTGAAGAGGCAACTCGGGAGTAAGAAGTTTATTTCCATCGCCTTATATGATAGAATTATATTAGTTAGGGCGAGATTAGCCGGAAAGATTGGCGCTATCCTTTAATGAGGAGAATGAATAATGAGGGAGAGGCTTTATTCTTTATCTTTTGTTTTTTGCTTCACTTTTCTGCTCTTCTTATTGCTCGCTGTAGGGGACCTCAATGCCCAGCAGATAAAGGTAAAGCAGGTAGAGAAAAAATACCAGTTTGTTAAATCGCCCAAGTCAGGACTATTCCTCAATGTCTGGCAGGAGTTTAGGTGGAGAAATGCCCAGGGGAAGAAGGTCAACATAACCAGGATAAGATATCGCCAGGTGAAGAGGGACCTCGAATTCGAAATCTATCTCAAATCCGCCAACCCAAATCGTCCCTTCCTTATTCCCCGAGGAGTATCCCTTTATATCTGGTCCCTTCTTCCCGATGGTTTCACAATGGCGGATTTTAGAGTACCGCTTACGGTGCGTCGCGACTCAAGGATATATAGGGAAGGTAATCACCTTCCCCCGGATGAAGGGGTGGTGGAAGCTCGGTGGAAGAACCCCCCACTTTTGGCTTACATCGGTTCCTTTAAGGTCTATGTTGGCATTAGGCTTACTCCTGGTACTCCGAAGCCCGGCTATCTTGCCCCCGATTCCTGCGCGGTTTCACCGGTTCGCACTGTTCCTCGCAAGTTTCACCTTCCTTGGCCCCCCAAACCAACCATCTCCTCGGTATCACCGACGAGGGCAAAGGAGGGGAAGGTGATCACCATAAGGGGGAAGGACCTTCCTTACGACTTCTGGCATAGGACCCCGGGGATGAAGATAAGTAGGATCTCCCATTATGGTTATGCCAAGGTATTTTTCCACGATGTAAATGTGGGGGGAACGAAGGAGCGAGAGGGGGAGATATTGTCCTTCAGTTATAAGGAGATGAAGGTCAGGGTTCCCCAGGGGGCGGAGACAGGACCGGTGAGGTTGAACTATTCCGTGTTTTCCTGGGGAGCAAGGGAGTTTAGCACGCCGATTATAAATCGACTGGTGGTGTTAAAACCCCCGGAGATCAGCAAAGTAGAACCAGCGCCTGCCGCGCCCGGTGAGAAGGTGGTGATAAGGGGTAATAATTTTTGGGATCAAAGTAGGGGCACTTCCCGAACCAGGGTTCTCTTTGGCGACAAAGAGGTGCCTTTTGGTGGGAGCCCAGGGTATCTCTCCCTTTATGTGCCCAACCTACCGCCGGGAAGATATAAGGTTACCGTCTCGAACAGAGACGGGGAGGATTCGGCCTATGTCCAGCTAATTCTTCGCCCTCCGGTCATCAAGTCCGTTTTCCCCCGTGAGGGCAGGGTTGGCGATGTGATCTTCATCTACTCGAAGAATATAGATTTGTGGGAGGGATCAACCCGGGTATATATAAACGGTGTTCCCGCCGAGATACTCGAGATGAAGGAGCGAGCAGGCTTTAAGGATGTATCTGTCAAGGTAAGGATACCGAAGGGGGCATCGAGCGGTCCCATCTCCATCTATACCAAGTGGGGAAAAACCGATTCCCTTAAGAGTGATCCCCCGTTCACCTTCAATATAGTGAAATAGGGGAAAGTAGGTACCATAAAAATAGGGAGGGGCAACGCCCCTCCCTATCTTTTATTAGTTCGTTTCCCTACTTCTTCGCCGGTTCCTTGAAGGTCAATCGCTCGGGAAGGGAATCCACCTTCCAGGTGATGAGGTAGATCAACCTCGCCACCTTGGCTATCTTTTCGAAATCGATCTTATCCACGGTATCGGTTGGCTGGTGGTAGTCGGTATCGCCTGGGGAGTAGAAGTAGATGATCGGCACCTTATGCTCGAAGAAGGAGTAATGATCGGAGCCCGGGGAGGGTCTTGGGGACAGGTTAACGGAGAAGATAAGCCCGACATTCTTGTTCGCCCTCTCCGCTATCTTCTTCAGGATGGGGCAATGGATGGTGCCACTCACATTCACCAGCCTCTTCGTGTCCTTTGGCTTCATCTTGGCTAAGAAGGGGTAACGCTTCTTGTTTCTCTTCACATATTCGGGGAATTTCTCCGGGGCGACATCCCTTCCGATCATATCCATATTGACATTCAGGATCGTCTTCTTGATGGGGATGAGGGTGGGGTGTTCCGTGTAATAGCGGGAGCCAAGAAGCCCCTTCTCCTCACCGCTCCAGAGGGCGAAGATTATCGTCCGCTTTGGCTTCACCGGATTGAGGGCAAAGGCACGAGCAAGCTCCATTACCGCCACCGAACCAGAGCCGTTGTCGTCCGCCCCGTTCCAGACATATCCATCTCTCGTGCCCAGATGGTCGTAATGGGCGCCGATAACGATCGCCTCGTTCTTGAGGACAGGATCGGATCCCTCCACCATACCGAGGAGGTTCCTCGTCACCTTTACCTCACCCTTCACCTCCATATTGATGGTGGCTTCTACCCCGGGGAGGGCGAAGGAGTTCGGGGAGAGGGTATCATCTATCTTCTTCTTGAGCTCACCTATGGAGACCCCTTTGACAGATAGGATCTCGTTAGCCACCCGCTCGGAGACGGTGAGGGAGATCATACTTCTTTCCACTCTTCCCTTGAGGTTGGGGATGTACATCCGGTGCCCCGGTCTCTGGATGTAATCCCCTTCGATATAGGGACGGTTTGTCGCCACCATCCGATAGAAGGAGCTCATCCCTTTCTCTGCGGTATCCACCATAAAGCAGGCAACCGCTCCCTTTTCCTCAAGCTTTTTGAACTTCTCCCTCATCATCATATAGCGACGGCGACGATCCACCTTTTTCTTCCTGTAATAGGGACTCTTGGGATTTTTCTCTCCAGGAAACCCGCTGAGTATGAGGACGATTTTACCCTTGACATCAAGGCCAGCCAGATCGTCGTAATTCGCTTTCTTATCCACCAGACCGTAGCCAGCGAAAACCACCGGAGCCTTAAGGGATTGGCTAACTGGCTCGCCCCCCCTTCCGAAGTAGAAGTCAACCCCATAGGAGAACTTCACCTTCCTCTCTTTTCCCTCCGATATCGCGATGTACGAGGAATCGAGATACTCATACTCCACCACCGGGAAGTACTGGAAGTAGCTTCTCTTGCCGTTTACGATCTCTCCTGCCGGCTTTACTCCCCAGAGCTGATACAGGCTTGCCACATAGTCGCCGGCGATGTGGAGCCCTTTTCTCGCTGTTTCCCGTCCTTCAAGATAGTTGGAGGCGAGGAAGTGGAGATAGTTTGATACATCTTCCGCCTTTATCGCCGAAAAACCGGGTTTGATCTTCGGGTCTATCCCGCTTTTGGAGGCGCTGGTAAAACCGGTGCCGATAAGAAGAAAGGTGGTGAGCAAAAAGCAGAGGAATAAACTTTGCCTCTTACTAAACCAATATTTCATCCTTTCACCTCCTTGAAGTTATCTTTTTAAGGGAAAATAATATCACAGATGTTACCCGGTAAAAAGGAGTAATTGAAGGATTCTGGCAGAAACTCTACCTTGAAGGTGTAAAGAGGGATGGTTTGATCGTTGTTTAACGGGAGAACACCCCCTAAGGAGGTGAGAACCAAGAAGGCGAATGCCAGAGGGAAGCAGGTTAACGAAGATCTTTGGGTACGACGA from Acidobacteriota bacterium encodes:
- a CDS encoding IPT/TIG domain-containing protein, with protein sequence MRERLYSLSFVFCFTFLLFLLLAVGDLNAQQIKVKQVEKKYQFVKSPKSGLFLNVWQEFRWRNAQGKKVNITRIRYRQVKRDLEFEIYLKSANPNRPFLIPRGVSLYIWSLLPDGFTMADFRVPLTVRRDSRIYREGNHLPPDEGVVEARWKNPPLLAYIGSFKVYVGIRLTPGTPKPGYLAPDSCAVSPVRTVPRKFHLPWPPKPTISSVSPTRAKEGKVITIRGKDLPYDFWHRTPGMKISRISHYGYAKVFFHDVNVGGTKEREGEILSFSYKEMKVRVPQGAETGPVRLNYSVFSWGAREFSTPIINRLVVLKPPEISKVEPAPAAPGEKVVIRGNNFWDQSRGTSRTRVLFGDKEVPFGGSPGYLSLYVPNLPPGRYKVTVSNRDGEDSAYVQLILRPPVIKSVFPREGRVGDVIFIYSKNIDLWEGSTRVYINGVPAEILEMKERAGFKDVSVKVRIPKGASSGPISIYTKWGKTDSLKSDPPFTFNIVK
- a CDS encoding glycosyltransferase family 39 protein codes for the protein MRGRGFFWFLIAFILILARLFFLFPATNFGLPHFFSVDEPFLVDNSLKMVESSDWNPHFFHYGGLTYYLLFGVFKARSALLKEKGRLRGYFAEGFVREPERDLREVGYYRAGRIAILFLSALILFSFFLFGVRAYGVLPSFLALLMLLFNPLVARMGVYVNPDVPMLFFLSLSFLFGLSFLREEGSSKIFFAGFLAGLAVGAKLSALPLIGSLAVLLFLKRRRFFLRFTLLGLGAILGFLLVNPAAIFDRGEFWRETFMMSQVIPLKVSANLASYFSSIYENLGWTGVILLAISLFLVVKKRDKVGVFLFSFALFYVASMSLGRLFHFRYTLPLIPVFFLLIGEVIGYFSFLLREKLRISIRVSALIAVSAVTLLFLPQLLLTARAIGEVKKPLAVAEAKKWIEENAEDGALIGREYYTPYIDPRRFRVYFLHRLMNRPPRWYLRMNFDYLLLSSENYVRLFPGWYRALLSRCEQVREFPERFSPIFGINPAVLVVKPLSLPDDRLLRDGSRYLIFRKGREAIIDIGNNDEVYLGRGFSDVEQEGKRTFRWSLGGSSSLFFPLKKARSMMMTLILKPFLYPGVSAQVIEVRLNGKSIGKLVLSHRAFSSYKLTIPRRATKPGVNELSFGYRYYASPAEVIPGSGDLRVIAVAYDLVRLVALE
- a CDS encoding ABC transporter permease, translated to MKSIILAFNDLKLFFRDRWSFLYVAVLPIAIFTVLALTFGGQGKSKISEQPIPVVDLDHSPESAKLISALDKAKEIEVERFPEVGKGLAKVRKGRRVLALVIEPGFGKALKEGRVKGKLRVYYDPAKEMERSLLIGALFQAVWGAFPEEFVSPFAASAMKEMGVPEEERKRALSSIEEYFKKKGGGKTSSLAANEMFTTEPVVKKQKMGKKPGIAQAAAGTAVMMLLFSVIYGGSSILRKKEAGILRRLLLSPISMGNIILGRYLSLFIIGCVQLFTLFLYANFAFGLPLRAHILPLIVLSVVTAAAATSFGIFLASLCRSYRQVEGLGTLLVLIMSALGGSWFPLFLMPRFMQKVGHFTFNAWAMDGYQEIFFRGGGISDILLEIAVLSAIALVTVGISVVVFSRRSFREFLAQQ
- a CDS encoding M20/M25/M40 family metallo-hydrolase — protein: MKYWFSKRQSLFLCFLLTTFLLIGTGFTSASKSGIDPKIKPGFSAIKAEDVSNYLHFLASNYLEGRETARKGLHIAGDYVASLYQLWGVKPAGEIVNGKRSYFQYFPVVEYEYLDSSYIAISEGKERKVKFSYGVDFYFGRGGEPVSQSLKAPVVFAGYGLVDKKANYDDLAGLDVKGKIVLILSGFPGEKNPKSPYYRKKKVDRRRRYMMMREKFKKLEEKGAVACFMVDTAEKGMSSFYRMVATNRPYIEGDYIQRPGHRMYIPNLKGRVERSMISLTVSERVANEILSVKGVSIGELKKKIDDTLSPNSFALPGVEATINMEVKGEVKVTRNLLGMVEGSDPVLKNEAIVIGAHYDHLGTRDGYVWNGADDNGSGSVAVMELARAFALNPVKPKRTIIFALWSGEEKGLLGSRYYTEHPTLIPIKKTILNVNMDMIGRDVAPEKFPEYVKRNKKRYPFLAKMKPKDTKRLVNVSGTIHCPILKKIAERANKNVGLIFSVNLSPRPSPGSDHYSFFEHKVPIIYFYSPGDTDYHQPTDTVDKIDFEKIAKVARLIYLITWKVDSLPERLTFKEPAKK
- a CDS encoding ABC transporter ATP-binding protein; protein product: MLEIEGVKKRFQDTEALKGVGFVLYEGEVFGLLGPNGAGKTTLIKIITGLIPPDEGRVTIDGFDVRSHWEEVKRLLGIVPQELSLYPGLSAEENLSLFGKLYGVSGRELKDRISFLLSLVGLWERRKELVRNYSGGMKRRLNLALALIHSPNLLLLDEPTVGLDPQTRALIYDFILEVKEKGVSVLLTTHYIEEAERLCDRVAIIDEGKIIALASPGELIQRFAPEELIEVETEEELVPLKEKLLDAFASFSPLVVEKKVILKVRDGRRRLPRIMADLLSLGVSPTSIHFKEPNLEAVFLSLTGKELRD